Proteins from a single region of Hermetia illucens chromosome 3, iHerIll2.2.curated.20191125, whole genome shotgun sequence:
- the LOC119651176 gene encoding formylglycine-generating enzyme, whose translation MRLKLALFLAFIVFNGIQADCGCNKLKRGSENLERSESVQYNVKSPSENQWPDETPISGMSLIPGGKYTIGTSEPIFHADQESPEKIVEIGDFYLDKHEVSNDNFREFVDATGYITEAERFNDSFVFGEFLSESVREEFHDYRVVQAPWWYKVTGVNWRHPQGPDSSLEGIGNHPVVHVSWNDAMRYCAWQDKRLPTEAEWEAACRGGKKRKLFPWGNKLLPRDEHWMNIWQGEFPNVNTKEDGYESTCPVDKFRQNGFDLYNIVGNVWEWTADLWNKENPLSDKENPNPERVKKGGSYMCHQSYCYRYRCAARSQNTQDSSAGNLGFRCARSVD comes from the exons ATGCGATTAAAACTTGCATTGTTTCTAgcgttcattgtttttaatgGAATTCAAGCCGACTGCGGTTGCAATAAGCTGAAAAGGGGATCCGAAAACCTCGAAAGGAGTGAAAGTGTCCAGTATAATGTAAAATCACCAAGCGAAAATCAATGGCCCGACGAAACTCCGATTTCCGGGATGTCACTAATTCCTGGCGGCAAATATACGATTGGAACCTCAGAACCAATATTCCACGCCGACCAGGAGTCTCCAGAAAAGATAGTTGAAATCGGCGACTTCTACTTGGATAAGCATGAAGTGTCCAACGATAATTTTCGAGAATTTGTAGATGCCACCGGCTATATCACCGAAGCTGAGCGATTTAACGACAGTTTTGTGTTTGGTGAGTTCCTTTCAGAGTCAGTTCGAGAAGAATTCCATGATTACCGGGTTGTGCAGGCGCCATGGTGGTATAAGGTGACCGGAGTGAATTGGCGTCATCCACAAGGCCCGGATTCTAGCTTAGAAG GGATCGGTAATCATCCAGTTGTTCATGTATCATGGAATGACGCTATGCGATACTGTGCCTGGCAGGATAAACGCCTGCCAACAGAAGCTGAGTGGGAAGCTGCTTGCCGTGGCGGTAAAAAGCGGAAGCTGTTTCCCTGGGGTAACAAGTTACTTCCCCGGGATGAGCATTG GATGAATATATGGCAAGGAGAGTTTCCTAATGTGAACACCAAAGAAGATGGGTATGAAAGTACTTGTCCTGTCGATAAGTTCCGGCAAAACGGGTTCGACTTGTATAATATAGTTGGTAATGTGTGGGAATGGACAGCTGATCTGTGGAACAAGGAGAACCCTTTATCAGACAAAGAAAATCCTAATCCTGAACGAGTTAAAAAAGGTGGTTCCTACATGTGTCACCAATCCTATTGCTACCGATATCGTTGTGCCGCGAGATCACAAAATACACAAGACAGCTCCGCTGGAAATTTGGGATTTCGGTGTGCTAGAAGCGTTGATTGA